One genomic window of Pelagicoccus enzymogenes includes the following:
- a CDS encoding RluA family pseudouridine synthase: MANRVLPSPSESTGLLAHLFIVLQDSKRTRVKELLYSGHVHVNGQSVTRHDVQVGPGDRIEVRAERVAPRRVLPFQVLYEDGALLVIVKPNGLLTVPSKHEKTRNVLSLVNAALKETRERAYIVHRLDLYTSGVLVLVKSETYQAKVTKHWADAKKQYHALVEGVPERKSGTLTHYLREDERLVMHAHSSQVKSSVRASLSYRVLDERGSHSLLSVQLKTGKKNQIRAQLAAIGHPVAGDAKYGAQSNPIGRLALHASRLWIPHPKSGTMMEFRAPLPRGMEERT; the protein is encoded by the coding sequence ATGGCAAATCGCGTTTTGCCCAGCCCCAGCGAATCGACTGGTTTGCTGGCTCATCTGTTCATCGTGTTGCAGGACTCCAAGCGTACCCGCGTGAAGGAGTTGCTGTATAGTGGCCATGTTCATGTGAATGGGCAATCGGTTACGCGGCATGACGTGCAGGTTGGGCCGGGGGATCGGATCGAGGTTCGAGCGGAGAGGGTGGCGCCGCGGCGTGTTTTGCCTTTTCAGGTTCTCTATGAAGACGGGGCGTTGCTCGTGATCGTGAAGCCAAACGGGCTGCTTACGGTACCCAGCAAGCACGAGAAGACGCGCAACGTACTGAGCCTGGTGAACGCCGCTTTGAAAGAGACGCGGGAGCGCGCTTACATCGTTCACCGTCTAGACTTGTACACCTCCGGCGTGCTGGTCTTGGTGAAGAGCGAGACTTACCAGGCGAAGGTGACGAAACATTGGGCGGATGCCAAAAAGCAGTACCATGCCTTGGTCGAAGGGGTGCCGGAACGCAAGAGTGGTACTTTGACCCATTACTTGAGGGAAGACGAGCGCCTGGTCATGCATGCTCATTCTTCCCAGGTTAAGTCCAGCGTGAGAGCGAGTTTGAGTTATCGCGTGCTGGATGAACGAGGGTCGCATAGTCTGCTGAGCGTCCAGCTCAAGACCGGTAAGAAAAACCAGATTAGGGCTCAATTGGCCGCGATCGGGCATCCGGTAGCGGGAGACGCCAAGTATGGGGCCCAGAGCAATCCCATTGGGCGACTGGCTTTGCATGCATCGAGATTGTGGATACCGCATCCCAAGTCCGGAACCATGATGGAATTTCGGGCACCCTTGCCACGGGGCATGGAAGAGCGGACTTAA
- a CDS encoding MFS transporter, whose product MNSAIHSLKELTIEIRSLPRPVFVLVLGQFLNRLGAFVFPFFGLFLKDKSFEMSEIAGVMAALGAGHFLGPVAGGYLADAIGRRNTIVLSLLSSGSSLLGLYFIDNYILLLALGAFYGFTVFVFGAPASALLTDLVPEEKRVMAFALFRLAINAGFAAGPALAGFLYLKAPILIFLGDALTTFAFAGLAFFYLPHGLRTIEGNASWSSVLANWVTAVADASRNLAFRRFLMAVLLMGISFSQIFTLLAIFAADRGLAPASYGLLMGLNGAIIMLIEIPAVQWLKRLGPKRVLMCGYALIGIGCGLFSLAETLFGFVAAMVVFTVGEIIALPIGMAYSSGLAPEAYRGRYFGLRGMTWALSNLLASGGVWLYGEMGASWWLLAGVFGIAGACVIGRK is encoded by the coding sequence ATGAACTCTGCCATCCATTCTCTGAAGGAACTGACGATCGAGATCCGTTCCTTGCCTCGGCCCGTATTCGTGTTGGTGCTGGGACAATTCCTGAATCGTCTCGGTGCTTTCGTGTTTCCATTCTTCGGCTTGTTCCTGAAGGACAAGTCGTTCGAGATGTCCGAGATTGCGGGCGTCATGGCAGCGCTTGGGGCAGGGCACTTCTTGGGGCCGGTTGCCGGTGGCTACTTGGCGGACGCGATTGGGCGCCGCAATACCATCGTCCTCTCCCTGCTCTCGAGCGGAAGCTCGCTGCTTGGGCTGTATTTCATCGACAACTACATCTTGTTGCTGGCGCTAGGAGCGTTCTACGGCTTTACAGTGTTCGTGTTTGGCGCCCCAGCGAGCGCCTTGTTGACGGACCTGGTTCCGGAGGAGAAGCGGGTAATGGCTTTCGCCTTGTTTCGCTTGGCGATCAATGCCGGTTTCGCGGCGGGTCCAGCATTGGCGGGCTTTCTGTACTTGAAGGCGCCGATCCTGATATTCCTGGGCGATGCCTTGACGACCTTTGCCTTCGCAGGCTTGGCGTTTTTCTATTTGCCGCACGGGTTGCGGACCATCGAAGGCAACGCTTCGTGGAGTAGCGTGCTCGCCAACTGGGTGACGGCTGTGGCTGATGCGAGCCGCAACCTCGCTTTTCGCCGTTTTTTGATGGCGGTCCTGCTCATGGGAATTTCTTTTTCCCAGATCTTCACCTTGCTCGCCATTTTCGCTGCCGACCGCGGCTTAGCGCCCGCCAGCTACGGGTTGCTGATGGGCTTGAACGGGGCCATTATCATGCTGATCGAAATTCCCGCCGTGCAATGGCTCAAGCGTCTGGGCCCTAAACGGGTCTTGATGTGCGGCTACGCCTTGATCGGTATCGGTTGCGGCCTATTTTCCCTGGCCGAAACCCTGTTTGGGTTCGTGGCGGCGATGGTGGTCTTTACGGTAGGGGAGATTATCGCCTTGCCCATCGGCATGGCCTACAGCAGCGGCTTGGCTCCGGAGGCTTACAGAGGACGTTACTTCGGCTTGCGAGGCATGACCTGGGCCCTGAGCAACTTGCTCGCCAGCGGCGGCGTTTGGCTCTACGGGGAAATGGGGGCGAGCTGGTGGCTGCTTGCCGGCGTTTTTGGCATTGCAGGGGCTTGCGTTATCGGTCGTAAGTGA
- a CDS encoding 3-keto-disaccharide hydrolase: MIKSPLPQIATLALALAASCSAQDEGLTRYEQSQKSEQWEPKPEIVDTHSGIPSDAIVLFDGSNLDAWELDNPEAKPWKIEDGAFTVIPQKPASGIHTKQAFGDVQLHLEFRSPTDIEGHDGQDRGNSGIFFMGRYEIQVLDSYQNETYVNGQLGSIYKQYPPLANPARKPGEWQTYDVIFIAPRFHEDGSLKSPARMTAILNGVLVQYDAVLYGPTQWIGFPEYTAHAEKLPLSLQDHQHFVSYRNIWIRELDGDEIQNRTVHPGLKKSW; encoded by the coding sequence ATGATTAAAAGCCCCCTTCCCCAAATCGCCACACTCGCTCTCGCGCTCGCCGCTTCCTGTTCCGCTCAAGACGAGGGACTCACGCGCTACGAACAATCGCAAAAGTCCGAGCAATGGGAGCCTAAGCCAGAGATCGTCGACACCCATTCCGGTATTCCGTCGGACGCCATCGTGCTATTCGACGGTTCCAACCTCGACGCGTGGGAGCTGGACAATCCGGAGGCCAAGCCTTGGAAGATCGAAGACGGCGCCTTCACAGTCATACCTCAAAAACCCGCATCCGGCATCCATACGAAACAAGCCTTTGGCGACGTCCAACTGCACTTGGAGTTCCGCTCCCCCACCGACATCGAAGGACACGACGGCCAAGACCGCGGCAACTCTGGCATCTTCTTCATGGGACGTTACGAGATTCAGGTCCTCGACTCCTACCAGAACGAGACCTACGTCAACGGACAGCTCGGTTCAATCTACAAGCAATACCCACCACTCGCCAATCCCGCTCGCAAGCCGGGCGAGTGGCAAACGTACGACGTGATATTCATCGCGCCTCGCTTCCACGAGGACGGCTCCCTCAAGTCCCCAGCCCGCATGACAGCCATCCTCAACGGGGTGCTCGTGCAATACGACGCCGTACTCTACGGCCCCACCCAATGGATCGGCTTCCCTGAGTACACAGCCCACGCCGAGAAGCTTCCCCTCTCCCTGCAAGATCATCAACACTTCGTTTCGTATCGCAATATTTGGATACGCGAGCTTGACGGTGACGAGATTCAAAACCGCACAGTCCATCCCGGCTTGAAGAAAAGCTGGTAA
- a CDS encoding methyl-accepting chemotaxis protein, translating to MKLTSKILLGGTVLVGLVVGTSLAVMYRSIESQGLDMGRDRMKSILHQAEAVKDHMSDLVRMKAFDREKLVGELRQESDYRNTTFYRTIPVVASWQTIESIAAEEGVSLRTPKFDARNPRNEPSEDEAKILSYLESSGASEYFENDTDNGLMVYARPVVLEKSCLYCHGDPSTSPTGDGKDVLGFAMEGWKEGEVHGAFILKSSTEPIYDAVLASFGNVLMWVLPMCLIFGYIAFRLLRTKVVAPIESAISEIANSTHAAVGASKEVTDSSVSLADGASRQASALEETNASLVEISTAIQDNLSNTNQAVEVAQETRKGADKVFERMQELRGAMGSIAESGAEISNIIKTIEEIAFQTNILALNAAVEAARAGEAGAGFSVVADEVRQLAMRASSAAQDSALRIQRSVEASSRGDKISTAVNSDLESITKQVHSIDDLLESLQKSSARQSMGIEQVSTAVTDIDRVTQSSASSSEELASAAVEMSGQVTTLQRAIESLRSVVNGEQAESAGGIGSKVQRQAAKRQDSTPDASRLKERSPEASLWN from the coding sequence ATGAAACTCACTTCGAAAATTCTCCTAGGCGGCACCGTTCTAGTCGGACTTGTTGTCGGTACCTCGCTCGCAGTCATGTATCGGTCAATCGAGAGCCAGGGACTCGACATGGGGAGGGATCGCATGAAGTCGATCCTGCATCAGGCGGAAGCGGTGAAGGACCACATGTCGGACTTGGTGCGGATGAAGGCGTTTGACCGCGAGAAGCTGGTAGGCGAATTGCGGCAAGAGAGCGACTATCGAAATACGACTTTTTATCGTACCATTCCAGTTGTCGCTTCGTGGCAGACCATCGAAAGCATTGCGGCGGAGGAGGGCGTGAGTTTGCGTACGCCGAAGTTCGATGCCCGTAACCCTCGCAATGAGCCAAGCGAGGATGAGGCAAAGATTCTTAGCTACCTAGAGAGCTCGGGCGCTTCGGAATATTTCGAGAACGACACGGACAACGGGCTGATGGTTTATGCGAGGCCGGTGGTGCTGGAGAAGAGTTGCCTCTATTGTCACGGTGACCCGAGCACGAGTCCGACCGGCGACGGCAAGGATGTCCTTGGCTTTGCCATGGAGGGATGGAAGGAAGGGGAGGTGCACGGAGCATTTATCCTGAAATCCAGCACGGAGCCGATTTACGATGCGGTTCTGGCCAGTTTTGGCAACGTATTGATGTGGGTGCTTCCGATGTGTCTGATTTTTGGATACATCGCATTTCGCCTTCTGCGCACCAAAGTTGTCGCTCCCATCGAGTCGGCGATCTCTGAAATTGCCAACTCTACCCACGCAGCTGTCGGCGCGTCCAAGGAAGTCACGGATTCGAGCGTGAGCCTTGCGGATGGGGCTTCGCGTCAAGCGTCTGCTCTTGAAGAAACCAATGCTTCTCTGGTGGAGATATCGACTGCGATTCAGGACAACCTTTCCAATACGAACCAAGCGGTCGAAGTTGCTCAGGAAACGCGCAAGGGAGCGGACAAGGTTTTCGAGCGGATGCAAGAGTTGCGTGGCGCGATGGGAAGCATCGCGGAATCGGGAGCGGAGATTTCTAACATCATTAAAACGATCGAGGAGATCGCCTTCCAGACCAACATCCTGGCTCTGAACGCAGCGGTGGAAGCGGCGCGGGCTGGCGAAGCCGGCGCTGGATTTTCGGTGGTTGCGGACGAGGTGCGTCAATTGGCGATGAGAGCTTCTTCAGCTGCCCAGGACTCTGCGTTGCGTATCCAGCGTTCGGTGGAAGCGAGCTCGAGAGGCGATAAAATTTCCACGGCGGTAAACTCGGATTTGGAATCGATAACCAAGCAGGTGCACAGCATCGACGACTTGCTGGAATCCTTGCAAAAAAGCTCGGCCCGTCAGTCCATGGGCATTGAACAAGTGAGCACAGCGGTGACGGATATCGATCGCGTGACGCAAAGCTCCGCTTCGAGCAGCGAGGAGCTCGCCTCGGCGGCGGTCGAAATGTCGGGACAGGTTACGACCTTGCAGCGAGCGATCGAGTCGCTGCGAAGCGTCGTGAACGGAGAGCAAGCGGAGTCGGCTGGCGGCATTGGATCCAAGGTGCAAAGACAGGCCGCAAAGCGTCAGGATTCGACGCCGGATGCGTCTCGTCTGAAGGAAAGGAGCCCGGAGGCTTCGCTCTGGAATTAG
- a CDS encoding RNA polymerase sigma factor yields the protein MDVAEDDRLMTAAKLGDLDGIAVLFEKYHQPLLGFFRRLSGQAQLSEDLAQETFWRILRYRKSYDPRRSFRAWMYQIARNVMNDHGRKTTRAGRIFDDRSSEEAELRARSASDVSGEVERSDRAELLRTALSQLPLEKREVIVLCRFEELPQAEIARMLGCSVGALKVRLFRALKDLKDVFVELGGEPAL from the coding sequence GTGGACGTAGCGGAAGACGACAGGCTGATGACGGCGGCAAAGCTGGGGGATCTCGATGGAATTGCGGTTCTGTTCGAGAAGTACCATCAGCCCTTGCTCGGCTTTTTTCGAAGGTTGAGCGGGCAGGCCCAATTGAGCGAGGACCTGGCTCAGGAGACGTTTTGGAGGATTCTGCGCTACCGAAAAAGCTACGATCCGCGGCGCTCGTTCAGGGCGTGGATGTACCAGATAGCGAGAAACGTGATGAACGACCATGGAAGGAAGACGACGCGAGCGGGAAGGATCTTTGACGATCGTTCCAGCGAGGAGGCTGAGTTGCGAGCTCGCTCGGCCAGCGACGTGAGCGGCGAGGTCGAACGCTCGGACCGGGCGGAATTGCTTAGAACGGCTTTGTCGCAGCTACCGCTGGAAAAGCGGGAAGTGATCGTGCTCTGCCGATTCGAAGAACTGCCGCAAGCTGAGATCGCCCGGATGTTGGGCTGCAGCGTGGGAGCATTGAAGGTGCGCTTGTTTCGCGCCCTGAAGGACTTGAAAGATGTTTTTGTGGAATTAGGAGGGGAACCGGCGTTATGA
- a CDS encoding DUF4097 family beta strand repeat-containing protein: protein MRLRVAAMVALVVGWLGLEAEPLWIAEPVTVVDLKPDCEVLFIASLTDGNITVRGEERESIELTIDRFDPEDSRRNKARLDVDLDQGLVKLKLFDQLEKSNIVAVVPTGSFLRLRAVDGDVRVDDISGEIEVNAVDGDVLLREVSGGIVANSVDGHVRVELTDRPLVNPLSLATVDGDVLLVVERDLDANFSVSTIDGKFDCDLEYRSQGSSGGWRKFVGVNVTGTIGDGGPPISLKTIDGDVRIKARD from the coding sequence ATGAGGCTGCGCGTAGCGGCTATGGTTGCGTTGGTCGTAGGTTGGCTCGGCCTCGAAGCGGAGCCGTTGTGGATTGCGGAACCGGTAACGGTTGTCGATTTGAAGCCCGATTGCGAAGTGCTTTTCATCGCCAGCTTGACTGACGGCAATATCACGGTGCGAGGAGAGGAGCGAGAGAGCATCGAGCTGACCATCGATCGTTTCGATCCTGAGGACTCGCGACGCAACAAGGCGCGCCTGGATGTCGATCTCGACCAAGGCTTGGTCAAGCTGAAGCTCTTCGATCAGCTGGAGAAGTCGAACATCGTAGCGGTAGTGCCCACTGGCTCTTTCTTGAGGCTGCGGGCGGTGGATGGCGACGTGCGCGTGGACGACATTTCTGGGGAGATCGAAGTTAACGCGGTAGACGGAGACGTGCTGCTGCGAGAGGTGAGTGGCGGCATCGTAGCCAACTCGGTCGACGGGCACGTGAGGGTGGAGTTAACTGACCGGCCGCTCGTCAATCCATTGTCGCTGGCGACGGTGGATGGGGATGTCTTGCTTGTCGTGGAGCGAGACTTGGACGCAAACTTTTCGGTGTCTACAATCGATGGCAAGTTCGACTGCGACCTCGAGTATCGCTCGCAAGGATCGAGCGGCGGTTGGCGCAAGTTCGTGGGAGTGAATGTGACGGGGACGATTGGCGATGGCGGTCCACCGATTTCTTTGAAGACGATCGACGGTGACGTGCGGATCAAGGCTCGGGATTAG
- a CDS encoding BlaI/MecI/CopY family transcriptional regulator, translated as MEKGPKISDAEWEVMKVVWDHAPMTATEVLDLLPHDQWKQKTVNTFLARLEQKGVIESQREGRANVYSCLLSEGECRRTEGSHFLSKVFRGKVAPMMLHFIENEELSDDELDELRAILDRKAK; from the coding sequence ATGGAAAAAGGCCCCAAAATATCCGACGCAGAATGGGAAGTAATGAAGGTAGTCTGGGATCACGCCCCGATGACCGCTACCGAAGTGCTTGATCTGCTGCCCCATGACCAGTGGAAGCAAAAGACCGTTAACACTTTCTTGGCTCGATTGGAGCAGAAGGGCGTTATCGAGTCCCAGCGCGAAGGACGCGCCAACGTTTACTCCTGCCTTCTGAGCGAAGGGGAGTGCCGCCGCACCGAGGGAAGTCATTTCCTTAGCAAAGTGTTCCGGGGCAAGGTTGCCCCGATGATGCTCCATTTCATCGAGAACGAAGAGTTGTCGGACGATGAACTGGATGAGCTAAGGGCTATTCTCGACCGGAAGGCAAAATAA
- a CDS encoding LysE family translocator, with translation MFDASQWYVFIAASLALVAIPGPAVAFIVARTLASGRKTGLVTAAGIGLGNLIHAVAAAFGVSALIVASDWALAGIRYAGAAYLVSLGARALLTRAKGEKDGALDPRVSRGSDFRKGILVALLNPKVILFLLAFLPQFVDPERGELSLQLLILGVSFVLIGWLGDSSWALVSGSLAKRLMKAVPSRSVSVASAFVFIALGLLTAFAF, from the coding sequence GTGTTCGATGCATCTCAATGGTATGTATTCATCGCAGCCTCCTTGGCCTTGGTGGCGATTCCGGGCCCGGCGGTGGCGTTTATCGTGGCAAGGACCTTGGCTTCCGGCCGCAAGACAGGCCTGGTTACGGCGGCTGGCATTGGCCTGGGAAATTTGATCCACGCAGTGGCGGCGGCCTTTGGCGTTTCGGCTTTGATCGTGGCGAGCGATTGGGCCTTGGCTGGAATTCGTTACGCGGGGGCCGCTTACCTTGTCTCCTTGGGAGCGCGCGCGTTGCTGACGAGAGCGAAAGGCGAAAAGGATGGGGCCTTGGATCCGCGAGTCTCCCGGGGATCGGACTTTCGCAAGGGGATCCTAGTCGCTCTGCTCAATCCCAAGGTGATACTTTTTCTCTTGGCTTTCTTGCCGCAATTTGTGGATCCGGAACGCGGCGAGTTGAGTTTGCAGCTATTGATATTGGGCGTTAGCTTTGTGCTTATCGGTTGGTTGGGGGATAGCTCTTGGGCCTTGGTTTCAGGATCTTTGGCGAAGCGTTTGATGAAGGCTGTGCCGTCTCGCAGCGTTTCGGTCGCATCTGCCTTCGTCTTCATTGCCTTGGGCTTGCTGACCGCATTTGCGTTCTAG
- a CDS encoding sensor histidine kinase, giving the protein MVSLIMFWPFDLFSEERPYSPFFLLIYIFQTQIILMLWSMAYFSYQAIRNYKSEEIEKWRLQAAVKDAETISIAQEPETVRDYLDLESIHMESRLAYSIDSTPELDDCQIPPMAIQLLAENAIKHSLSKRPQGGSVDIAIYERHGLLHIDVRNPSARAPSDPSSTGVGLKNIRDRLQLLCGPQAELTLEQNKTHVISRIRIPRADRSNGLKSTVNAATPLL; this is encoded by the coding sequence ATGGTGTCGCTGATCATGTTCTGGCCCTTCGACCTCTTTTCGGAAGAACGGCCGTACAGCCCATTCTTCCTGCTGATCTACATCTTTCAGACCCAGATCATCCTCATGCTCTGGTCCATGGCCTACTTCAGCTATCAAGCTATCCGCAACTACAAGTCCGAAGAAATCGAAAAATGGCGCCTGCAGGCTGCCGTGAAAGACGCGGAGACGATTTCCATCGCTCAGGAACCCGAAACCGTACGCGACTACCTTGACCTCGAGAGCATCCACATGGAGAGCCGGCTCGCCTACTCCATCGATTCGACCCCCGAGCTAGACGACTGCCAAATCCCTCCCATGGCCATCCAGCTCCTGGCAGAGAACGCCATCAAGCACAGCCTTTCCAAACGCCCGCAGGGAGGGAGCGTCGACATCGCCATCTACGAGCGCCACGGCTTGCTCCACATAGACGTGCGCAACCCTAGCGCCCGCGCCCCCTCAGATCCCTCCTCTACCGGGGTCGGACTGAAGAACATCCGCGATCGCCTGCAACTTCTCTGCGGACCTCAAGCGGAGCTCACTCTCGAGCAAAACAAAACCCACGTCATCTCCCGCATTCGCATCCCTAGGGCAGATCGCTCAAATGGCTTGAAAAGCACGGTCAATGCTGCAACTCCACTTTTATGA
- a CDS encoding HEAT repeat domain-containing protein, which produces MKEEEMEAFIDRLQSGSREARSPEGMDEEKLQMAVLWDELADLGETPEQNRELVSDFQDKIDAYRSGWDAALRNGSSEPLERRGAASSWSAFFRYGLVAGVAAAMVFAGFVAQSFMARTDQLQAELRQTQETLALSLLEQSSAPKRLAGLATVSKIDQPSSRLRESVVRTFDSDSNLNVRLAAVTALRALPREEALAVLLERMESEGSPIVQIEILRQVLNLVGDGSDSVLVERIGKMNMEPRVRAFWEENNQSI; this is translated from the coding sequence ATGAAGGAAGAGGAGATGGAAGCGTTTATCGACCGTTTGCAGAGCGGCTCGAGGGAAGCACGTTCGCCCGAGGGCATGGACGAAGAGAAGCTGCAAATGGCCGTGCTCTGGGACGAGCTTGCGGACCTAGGGGAGACGCCGGAGCAAAACCGGGAACTTGTATCCGATTTTCAAGACAAGATTGACGCCTATCGTTCCGGGTGGGACGCCGCCCTGCGTAATGGCAGTTCGGAGCCTCTCGAGAGAAGAGGAGCTGCATCGTCTTGGAGCGCCTTCTTCCGTTACGGTTTGGTAGCAGGTGTGGCGGCAGCTATGGTCTTCGCCGGGTTCGTCGCTCAGTCTTTCATGGCACGAACGGATCAGCTGCAGGCGGAGCTGAGGCAAACGCAGGAGACGCTTGCCCTTTCCTTGCTGGAGCAGTCCTCGGCTCCCAAGCGATTGGCTGGCCTTGCAACAGTATCGAAGATCGACCAACCCAGCTCCCGTTTACGCGAGTCGGTGGTGCGGACTTTCGATAGCGACTCGAATTTGAACGTTCGCCTCGCTGCGGTGACGGCTTTGCGAGCGCTTCCGCGTGAGGAAGCGCTTGCGGTCCTTTTGGAGCGCATGGAAAGCGAGGGGTCGCCTATCGTGCAGATCGAGATCCTACGGCAGGTGCTCAATCTGGTGGGGGACGGCTCCGACTCCGTTCTCGTCGAGCGTATCGGAAAAATGAATATGGAACCACGGGTGCGCGCCTTTTGGGAGGAAAACAATCAGAGTATTTGA
- a CDS encoding LytTR family DNA-binding domain-containing protein: MVNLNAIRDIEPWFSGGLKLTLTDSQEIEVSRRQATRFKELTSL; the protein is encoded by the coding sequence ATCGTCAATCTCAACGCCATCCGAGACATTGAGCCATGGTTCTCCGGTGGCCTGAAACTTACGCTCACCGACAGCCAAGAGATCGAAGTCTCCCGCCGCCAAGCCACCCGGTTCAAAGAGCTTACCAGCCTCTAG
- a CDS encoding M56 family metallopeptidase, with amino-acid sequence MADLFWSYWDASVRFALLSFFMLLAIPALRRWLSPKLLCWAWALLVIRLSLPIALPFSHSIFNLSENLQPSTWTSVLRSGVVEAGWGETFLPDFRTQDELVKSTLVGFSWENALVSLWAIGILVLIGRLVTNAIRLHRFFNRAERINSGRLYEVFKDTRRRFGIHANVPLLVSRDVKTPGIAGIFNPRVVIPKVLADELSDEEIRCVLLHELTHYKRGDLFLHHLLMLVCFIHWYNPLVWLVFRQFKISMEQACDADVVNTVSITTVRDYGMTLLRVMQRCRGSLVSPAGALCLLGNRKASALRDRIHLIASPRRSAPIFAILGLGLFGASFVYSITEEAEVENEAERLLGLTRFSGSAFFRLAGQEQDRADDIEIGRLLDSALLNKPRSWLQEVDVSSFAGREVVARVTYEVDAGSSGQDFWVSVKNEDGRIINRTSTAIVRDAGSDLRFMELRLGLASSAREIDYGLRASGSSGVWLRSFELLEPSGRERP; translated from the coding sequence ATGGCAGATCTTTTTTGGTCCTACTGGGACGCATCCGTACGCTTCGCCTTGCTGAGCTTTTTCATGCTTTTGGCCATACCGGCCTTGAGGCGCTGGCTTTCACCCAAATTGCTGTGTTGGGCTTGGGCTCTGTTGGTGATCCGGCTTTCCCTGCCCATCGCATTGCCGTTCAGCCACAGCATTTTCAACCTGAGCGAGAATTTGCAGCCGTCCACTTGGACGAGCGTGTTGCGCAGTGGCGTGGTCGAGGCGGGCTGGGGCGAAACCTTTCTCCCTGACTTCCGCACCCAGGACGAATTGGTCAAGAGCACCTTGGTGGGCTTCTCCTGGGAAAACGCTTTGGTATCGCTCTGGGCGATCGGTATCTTGGTCTTGATCGGACGCCTGGTGACGAACGCCATCCGCTTGCATCGCTTTTTCAACCGCGCGGAGCGGATCAACTCCGGGCGTTTGTACGAAGTTTTCAAGGATACGCGACGTCGCTTCGGAATCCACGCCAACGTGCCGCTGCTGGTTTCGCGGGATGTGAAGACGCCGGGGATCGCTGGTATCTTCAATCCGCGGGTGGTCATCCCCAAAGTGTTGGCTGACGAGTTGAGCGACGAGGAGATCCGCTGCGTTCTTCTGCACGAGCTGACCCATTACAAGCGCGGAGACTTGTTCCTGCATCACCTTCTGATGCTGGTTTGCTTCATCCATTGGTATAATCCTTTGGTTTGGCTGGTTTTCCGTCAGTTCAAGATTTCCATGGAGCAGGCCTGCGATGCGGATGTGGTCAACACGGTCAGCATCACCACCGTGCGCGACTATGGCATGACGCTCTTGCGGGTGATGCAGCGGTGCCGCGGCTCTCTGGTTTCTCCTGCGGGAGCGCTTTGCCTGCTCGGCAACCGCAAGGCCAGCGCCTTGCGCGATCGCATCCATTTGATCGCGAGCCCGCGCCGTTCGGCTCCCATTTTCGCAATTCTCGGGCTCGGGCTCTTTGGCGCTTCCTTCGTTTATTCGATCACGGAAGAAGCAGAGGTCGAGAACGAGGCAGAGCGCTTGCTGGGGCTGACCCGCTTTTCGGGTTCGGCTTTCTTCCGTCTCGCAGGACAGGAGCAGGACCGGGCTGACGACATCGAGATTGGTCGTCTTTTGGATTCGGCCCTGCTGAACAAGCCTCGCAGCTGGCTGCAGGAAGTTGATGTGTCCAGCTTTGCCGGGCGGGAAGTGGTTGCCCGCGTGACCTACGAGGTGGATGCTGGGAGCTCCGGTCAGGATTTTTGGGTTTCGGTCAAGAACGAGGACGGTCGCATCATAAATCGGACCTCTACCGCGATTGTCAGGGACGCGGGCTCGGACCTTCGCTTCATGGAGTTGAGGTTAGGGCTGGCTAGTAGCGCTCGGGAGATCGACTACGGCTTGAGGGCGAGCGGCTCTTCGGGCGTATGGCTCAGGTCATTCGAGTTGTTGGAGCCCAGCGGCAGAGAGAGACCGTAG
- a CDS encoding LytTR family DNA-binding domain-containing protein, translating to MGKLASTWPADTSDSKNKSTQPLASDSQVFVKDGDRCWFVKLIDIRLFEVEGSYTRIHFSDQKPMIPKSLNQLESRLDPSIFFRGKPPTNRQSQRHPRH from the coding sequence ATCGGCAAGCTCGCGTCCACTTGGCCTGCCGACACCAGCGACTCAAAGAACAAATCGACCCAACCCCTTGCTTCCGATTCCCAAGTATTCGTAAAGGACGGCGATCGTTGCTGGTTCGTAAAGCTCATCGACATAAGACTCTTCGAGGTCGAAGGAAGCTACACCCGTATCCACTTTTCGGATCAAAAGCCCATGATCCCAAAATCGCTCAACCAACTGGAATCAAGGCTCGACCCCAGCATATTCTTCCGGGGCAAACCGCCAACAAATCGTCAATCTCAACGCCATCCGAGACATTGA